The Acidimicrobiales bacterium DNA segment GGCGCGCTCGATGTCGAGGTGCTCGGGATCTCGCCCGACGAGCCGCCGAAGCAGCTCGCGTTCGACGAGAAGTACTCGCTCGGCTTCCCGCTCCTGTCGGACCCCGACCACGCCACCGCCGAGGCCTACGGCGTGTGGGGCGAGCGGTCCATGTACGGCCGCAAGTACATGGGCATCGTCCGCTCGGCCTTCCTCGTGGACGAGGACGGGAAGGTGGCCGAGGCCTGGTACAAGGTCAGCCCGGCCGACACCCCGAAGAACCTGCTGCGGGCGCTCGGGGCCTCTGCGTGACGGGGCTGCCCCGGCCCGAGGACGTCCTGCCCCACCGGCCGCCGTTCCTGCTCGTGGACGAGGTGACGGCGGTCGACCCGGGCCGGTCGGCGGCCGGGCGGTGGCGGCTCACCGGCGAGGAGGCGTTCTTCGCCGGCCACTTCCCGGGCCGGCCGACCCTCCCCGGCGTGCTGATGGTCGAGGCGCTCGCCCAGGTCGGCGCCGTCGCCGTGCTGGCCGACGAGCGCTTCGCCGGCCGGCTGCCGCTGTTCGGCGGGGTCGACCGGGCCCGCTTCCGCCGCCAGGTCGTCCCCGGCGACGTGCTCGACCTCGAGGTCGAGCTCGGCCGCCTGTCGTCGCGGGCCGGGACGGGCTCGGGCCGGGCGTCGGTCGGGGGCCGGCTGGCCTGCGAGGCGTCGCTGCTGTTCGTCCTCGCCCCGGCCGGCGGGTCGTGACCTCACAGGCCGGGCCGCCGCGTCGTTGACCGGGACGTGAGCCTGCCGCCGTTCTCGACGTTCCTCGAGGAGCACCGGCTCCCGGTGCTCCGGTACCTGACGGCGGCGGTGGGCCGGGACGAGGCCGCCGACTGCTTCCAGGAGACGTTCCTCGCCGCCCTGCGGGCCTACCCGCGCCTCGAGCCCGGCTCGAACCTGACCGCCTGGGTGTTCACGATCGCCCACAACAAGGTGGTCGACGCGGCCAGGGCCCGCACCCGCCGCCCCGTCCCCGTCGGCGCCGCCGCCGGCGACGACGAGGCGGCCACCCTGCCCGACCCCACGCCGGCCACCGACGGCCCGCTGTGGCAGGCGGTGCGGGCGCTGCCGCCCAAGCAGCGCACCGCCGTCGTCCACCGGATCGTCGGCGACCGGCCCTACGCCGAGATCGCCGCCGTGCTCGGCTGCTCGGAGGACGCCGCCCGCCAGAGCGTGTCCACCGGGCTCCGACGCCTGCGAGAGGAGCTGTCCCGATGACCGTCAACGACGACCTCGACCTGGACCTGGCCGGCCTGCCGGCGCCCGACCTCGACGTCCCCGACGTCGACGCCCTGACCGCCCGCTTCGCCGACCGGGCCCTGGCCGAAGGCCTCGTCGACGTCGCCTGGGCCACGATCGACAGCCCGATCGGCCCGATGACGGCGGCCGCCACCGAACGGGGCCTCGTCCGCATCACGTTCGGCGACGCGGCGACGTCGGTGCCGGGCCTGCTCGCCCTGTCCCCCAGGGTCGTGGAGGCCCCGGCCCGGCTCGACCCCGTCCGCCGTCAGCTCGACGAGTACTTCGAGGGCCGCAGGACCTCGTTCGACGTGCCCCTCGACCGGGCGCTCTCCTCGGGCTTCCGGCTGAAGGTGCTCCGGGAGCTGGAGCGGGTCCGCTACGGCGAGGTGACCACGTACCGGGACCTGGCGACGCGGGTCGGCAACCCGCGGGCGTCGCGGGCCGTCGGGACGGCCATGGCCACCAACCCGATCCCGATCGTGGTGCCGTGCCACCGGGTGGTCCGCACCGGCGGCCACCTCGGCGGCTACGGCGGCGGCCTCCCGGCCAAGGAGTGGCTCCTCCGCCTGGAGGGCGTGCTCGTCTAGCCCCGGTCGGCCCCAGGGCCGATCACCAGGCAGCCGTTGTGGCCGCCGAACCCGAACGAGTTCGACAGCGCGGGCCCCGGCTCCCACGGCCGGGGCTCGCCGGTGACGAGGTCGATCGTGGCGATCTCCGGGTCGGGCTCCTCCAGGCCGGCGGTCGGGGGGACCTCCCGCCGCTGGATCGACAGCACGACGGCGACCGCCTCCAGCGCCCCGGCGGCGCCCAGCGCGTGGCCGGTGACCCCCTTGGTGGAGGTGACCGGCGGGCCGGGCGAGCCGAACACCTTGGCGATGGCCTCGGCCTCGGCCGCGTCGTTCAGCGGCGTGGACGTGCCGTGGGCGTTGATGTGGCGGACGTCGTCGGTGGTGATGCCGGCGTCGGCCAGCGCCAGCTCCATGCAGGCGACGGCGCCCGACCCGTGCGGCGCCGGGGCGGTGATGTGGTGGGCGTCGGCCGTGCTGGCCGCGCCGAGCACCTCGGCGAGGATGGTCGCCCCCCTGGCCAGGGCCGCCTCCCACTCCTCCAGGACGAGCACGGCGCCGCCCTCGGCGATCACGAACCCGTCCCGGCGGGCGTCGAAGGGCCGGGACACACCCGACTTCGACAGCGCGGTCATGTTCACGAAGCCCTGCACGCCGACCGGGGTCATCGACGCCTCGCTGCCGCCGGTGAGCATGGCGTCGCACCGGCCGATGGCGATCTGGCGGGCGGCGTTGCCGATGGCGTGGGTGCTCGCCGCGCAGGCGGTCACGGTCGTCTCGCACGGCCCCCGGAAGCCGTAGCGCATCGACAGGCCGGCGGCGGCGGCGTTGCCCATCATCATCGGGACGAGGAACGGGGAGACCCGGCGCCCGCCCTTCTCGTGGTAGACGAGCACCTCCCGCTCGAGCGTCTCGAGCCCGCCCACGCCGGTGCCGAGGATGACGCCGATCCGGTCGGGGTCGACCCGCAGGTCGCCCGCCTGGGCCAGCGCCTCGATGGCGGCCGCGAACGCGAACTGGCTGAAGCGGTCGGTGCGGCGGGCCTCCTTCGGGTTGTCGAAGAAGGGGGTCGGGTCGAAGTCGGCGACGCGGCGCTCGCCCTCGGGCGCCGGCCCGCACAGGCCGTCCCAGAAGGCGTCGGCGCCGATGCCGCACGGCGAGACGACGCCGACCCCCGTCACCGCCACTCGGCGGCCGTTCGGGCCCATCAGAGCTTGGACGAGATGAGCTCGTAGGCCTGGCCGACGGTCTGGATCCCGTCCAGCTCCTCCTCGTCGACGCTGACGGCGAACTCCTCTTCGAGGGCCATGACCAGCTCGACCAGGTCGAGGCTGTCGGCGTCGAGGTCGTCGCCGAACTTGGCGTCGGGGGTGACCTTCTCGGCCGGGACCGAGAGCACCTCCACGGCGCACTTCTTGAACCGGTCGAAGTTCTCGTCGCTCATCGCTGGGGGGTTCTCCTGGATGTGTTCGGGTCGGATCAGTGTCCCATGCCCATCCCGCCGTCGACGGGGAGCACGGCACCGGTGACATAGGAGGCCTCGTCGGAGGCCAGGAAGGCCACGGCGGCCGCCACCTCCTCGGCGGTGCCGAAGCGCCCGACGGGGACGGCGGCGGTGAGGGCGTCCCTGCGGGACTCGGGGAGGACGGCGGTCATGTCGGTGGCGATCGGGCCGGGGGCGACGACGTTGACCGTCACGTTGCGCGAGGCCAGCTCGCGGGCGAGCGACCGGGCCAGCCCGATGAGCCCGGCCTTGGCCGCGGCGTAGTTCACCTGGCCGGGCGACCCGGCCAGCGCCGCCACCGACGACAGGAACACCAGCCGGCCCCACCGGGCGCGGACCATGCCGGCGGCGGCCCGCTTGGCCACCCGGAAGGCACCGGTCAGGTTGGCGTCGACCACCCTCGTGAAGTCGTCCTCCTTCATGCGCAGCAGCAGCTGGTCGGCCGTCTGGCCGGCGTTGCTGACCACTACCCCGACGGGGCCGAGCTTCTCCTCGACGGTGGTGAACGCCTCGTCGACCGACGCCGCGTCGGTGACGTCGCACCGCACGGCCAGCAGGTCGTCGTCCTCGGGGGCGTCGGTGCGGTACGTGACGGCCACCCGGTGGCCGGCGCCGTGGAGCGCCCGGGCGACGGCGAGGCCGATGCCCCGGTTGCCGCCGGTGACGAGGGCGACGCGGCCCTCGGCGCCGTCGGTCACGGCTCCCACCGCAGCAGGGCGCTGGCCCAGGTCATGCCGGCGCCGAAGCCGACGAGGAGGACGAGGTCGCCGGGGGAGAGGCGCCCGGTGTCGGCCGCCTCCGCGAGGGCGAGGGGGATCGAGGCCGACGAGGTGTTGCCGGTGCGGGCCAGGACGGAGGAGACCCGCTCGGCGGGGACGCCGAGGCGCTGGCAGGCGGCGTCGATGATGCGCTGGTTGGCCTGGTGGGGGACGACGAGGGCGACGTCGTCCACGGTGACGCCGGCCTTGGCGAAGGTGCGGTTGGCGGAGTCGACCATCACCCGCACGGCCCGCCGGAACACCTCGCGGCCCTCCATCTGGATCCACCCGCCGACGTCGCAGTAGAGGAGGTGGCGGGCCGAGCCGTCGCAGCCGATGTCCCAGCCGAGCAGGGACGGCCGCTCGTCGTCGGCCTCGAGCACGACCGCGCCGGCGCCGTCGCCGAAGAGGATGATCGTGCCGCGGTCATCCGGGTCGGTGATGCGGCTCAGGGTCTCGGCCCCGACGACCAGCACCT contains these protein-coding regions:
- a CDS encoding redoxin domain-containing protein, with product GALDVEVLGISPDEPPKQLAFDEKYSLGFPLLSDPDHATAEAYGVWGERSMYGRKYMGIVRSAFLVDEDGKVAEAWYKVSPADTPKNLLRALGASA
- the fabZ gene encoding 3-hydroxyacyl-ACP dehydratase FabZ — translated: MTGLPRPEDVLPHRPPFLLVDEVTAVDPGRSAAGRWRLTGEEAFFAGHFPGRPTLPGVLMVEALAQVGAVAVLADERFAGRLPLFGGVDRARFRRQVVPGDVLDLEVELGRLSSRAGTGSGRASVGGRLACEASLLFVLAPAGGS
- a CDS encoding sigma-70 family RNA polymerase sigma factor; the encoded protein is MSLPPFSTFLEEHRLPVLRYLTAAVGRDEAADCFQETFLAALRAYPRLEPGSNLTAWVFTIAHNKVVDAARARTRRPVPVGAAAGDDEAATLPDPTPATDGPLWQAVRALPPKQRTAVVHRIVGDRPYAEIAAVLGCSEDAARQSVSTGLRRLREELSR
- a CDS encoding methylated-DNA--[protein]-cysteine S-methyltransferase; translation: MTVNDDLDLDLAGLPAPDLDVPDVDALTARFADRALAEGLVDVAWATIDSPIGPMTAAATERGLVRITFGDAATSVPGLLALSPRVVEAPARLDPVRRQLDEYFEGRRTSFDVPLDRALSSGFRLKVLRELERVRYGEVTTYRDLATRVGNPRASRAVGTAMATNPIPIVVPCHRVVRTGGHLGGYGGGLPAKEWLLRLEGVLV
- a CDS encoding beta-ketoacyl-ACP synthase II, with the translated sequence MAVTGVGVVSPCGIGADAFWDGLCGPAPEGERRVADFDPTPFFDNPKEARRTDRFSQFAFAAAIEALAQAGDLRVDPDRIGVILGTGVGGLETLEREVLVYHEKGGRRVSPFLVPMMMGNAAAAGLSMRYGFRGPCETTVTACAASTHAIGNAARQIAIGRCDAMLTGGSEASMTPVGVQGFVNMTALSKSGVSRPFDARRDGFVIAEGGAVLVLEEWEAALARGATILAEVLGAASTADAHHITAPAPHGSGAVACMELALADAGITTDDVRHINAHGTSTPLNDAAEAEAIAKVFGSPGPPVTSTKGVTGHALGAAGALEAVAVVLSIQRREVPPTAGLEEPDPEIATIDLVTGEPRPWEPGPALSNSFGFGGHNGCLVIGPGADRG
- the acpP gene encoding acyl carrier protein; this translates as MSDENFDRFKKCAVEVLSVPAEKVTPDAKFGDDLDADSLDLVELVMALEEEFAVSVDEEELDGIQTVGQAYELISSKL
- the fabG gene encoding 3-oxoacyl-ACP reductase FabG — its product is MTDGAEGRVALVTGGNRGIGLAVARALHGAGHRVAVTYRTDAPEDDDLLAVRCDVTDAASVDEAFTTVEEKLGPVGVVVSNAGQTADQLLLRMKEDDFTRVVDANLTGAFRVAKRAAAGMVRARWGRLVFLSSVAALAGSPGQVNYAAAKAGLIGLARSLARELASRNVTVNVVAPGPIATDMTAVLPESRRDALTAAVPVGRFGTAEEVAAAVAFLASDEASYVTGAVLPVDGGMGMGH
- a CDS encoding beta-ketoacyl-ACP synthase III, whose product is MIGCRITGWGTALPDKVVTNADLEARLDTSDAWITERTGIKERRVGGTTCGLAVEAGEKALARAGRSGAEVDCLLLATTTPDQTVPATSATVQHELGIPGGAFDLNAACSGFVYGLVVGAGLITTGMDKVLVVGAETLSRITDPDDRGTIILFGDGAGAVVLEADDERPSLLGWDIGCDGSARHLLYCDVGGWIQMEGREVFRRAVRVMVDSANRTFAKAGVTVDDVALVVPHQANQRIIDAACQRLGVPAERVSSVLARTGNTSSASIPLALAEAADTGRLSPGDLVLLVGFGAGMTWASALLRWEP